A single Deltaproteobacteria bacterium GWA2_45_12 DNA region contains:
- a CDS encoding peptidase, with amino-acid sequence MMHPFILVLALSITILGVGGALATSHAAFGVLGFLSGGLCIFIFRVVSQWQRVVMLRFGKFNGLKGPGFFSIIPFVDTIPYCIDLRTVATPFTAEQTLTKDSVPVDVDAVLFWRVIDPVKAALEVENFKKAVSWASQTALRDVIGETDLSEMLVGRREIDHKLCARIDASATAWGIKVLSVELRDVKIPQALQNAMSMQAQAERERQARVILGESELQVAEKFEKASERYKDNPTALHLRAMNILLEGMRQNSSVIIVPSSAVETMGLGAMTGLAALAQQAPQKKVTV; translated from the coding sequence ATGATGCATCCATTTATTTTAGTTTTAGCCTTAAGCATAACAATACTTGGGGTGGGCGGGGCGCTAGCCACAAGTCATGCTGCTTTTGGTGTGCTTGGATTTCTTTCGGGGGGCCTTTGTATTTTCATTTTTCGTGTGGTTAGCCAATGGCAAAGAGTTGTGATGTTGCGTTTTGGTAAATTTAATGGGCTTAAAGGCCCGGGCTTTTTTTCCATCATCCCGTTTGTCGATACGATCCCCTACTGCATTGACCTTAGAACCGTGGCTACCCCGTTTACCGCAGAGCAAACCCTGACAAAAGACAGTGTCCCCGTGGATGTGGATGCTGTTTTGTTCTGGCGTGTGATTGATCCGGTAAAAGCCGCTTTGGAAGTCGAAAATTTCAAGAAAGCGGTTTCATGGGCTTCGCAAACAGCCCTTCGGGATGTGATTGGTGAAACCGATTTGTCCGAAATGCTTGTGGGCAGGCGGGAAATTGATCACAAACTCTGTGCAAGAATCGATGCCAGTGCCACCGCATGGGGGATCAAGGTTTTATCGGTGGAACTAAGGGATGTGAAAATCCCCCAGGCATTGCAGAATGCCATGTCCATGCAAGCCCAGGCTGAAAGGGAAAGACAGGCCAGGGTGATTCTTGGCGAATCGGAACTTCAGGTGGCTGAAAAATTCGAAAAAGCTTCTGAGAGGTACAAAGACAACCCCACAGCCTTGCACTTAAGGGCCATGAATATCTTGTTGGAAGGAATGAGGCAGAACTCATCCGTTATTATTGTCCCCTCCTCGGCTGTTGAGACGATGGGATTGGGCGCCATGACGGGTTTGGCTGCCTTAGCCCAGCAAGCTCCGCAAAAAAAAGTGACAGTTTAA
- a CDS encoding ribosomal RNA small subunit methyltransferase A, with protein sequence MTILRPKKSLGQNFLVDGNYQRKIFEAVCCTNPSNIMEIGPGREALTQHFVKRAGHLLVVEKDRELASHLIEKYSKGVRVVEADFLECDLSALFGEEKNWVVVGNLPYNVASQIFIKLVQNRKYFSDLFLMFQKEMAARFVAKPSTKDYGLLSLWAQIYTAPKILFHLPPTVFKPQPKVNSSFVHFKIKTQPLIEESEEENFWILMRLLFQQRRKTMGSVLKKKKIDFPESYQKVRAEELTVEELVKFLRSIP encoded by the coding sequence ATGACCATTCTTCGCCCTAAAAAAAGTCTGGGACAGAACTTTTTGGTTGATGGGAATTATCAACGAAAAATTTTTGAGGCTGTTTGTTGCACAAATCCATCCAACATCATGGAAATTGGTCCCGGGCGAGAGGCTCTGACCCAGCATTTTGTAAAGCGGGCCGGCCATTTGTTGGTGGTTGAAAAAGACCGCGAGCTGGCTTCTCATTTAATCGAAAAGTATTCTAAAGGGGTTCGCGTTGTTGAGGCGGATTTTTTGGAATGTGATTTATCGGCACTTTTTGGGGAAGAAAAAAACTGGGTTGTGGTAGGTAATCTTCCCTATAATGTGGCTTCCCAGATTTTTATCAAGCTTGTCCAAAACAGGAAATATTTTTCGGATTTGTTTTTGATGTTTCAAAAAGAAATGGCCGCCCGTTTTGTGGCCAAGCCTTCCACCAAGGATTACGGGCTTCTTTCATTATGGGCGCAAATTTATACCGCCCCCAAAATCCTTTTTCATCTCCCCCCCACTGTGTTTAAGCCCCAACCCAAGGTGAATTCGAGTTTTGTCCATTTTAAAATCAAAACCCAGCCCTTGATTGAAGAATCTGAAGAAGAAAATTTTTGGATTTTGATGCGCCTGTTGTTTCAGCAACGACGAAAAACTATGGGGTCTGTTTTAAAGAAAAAGAAAATTGATTTTCCAGAATCCTATCAAAAAGTGCGGGCAGAAGAGCTGACTGTGGAAGAGTTGGTGAAATTTTTAAGATCGATCCCGTGA
- a CDS encoding tRNA (adenosine(37)-N6)-threonylcarbamoyltransferase complex transferase subunit TsaD, whose translation MSIILGIDTSCDETSVAVLEGSKTLRANIISSQVALHAPYGGVVPEIASRNHVEALSHVVLQAFDKAQIGFDDLTGVAITNSPGLIGCLLVGLSYAKALSYSKKIPLTMVHHLKAHLFSPFLEHNEVYPFLGVVVSGGHTALYLVKSFDDIACLGQTVDDAAGEAYDKVSKILGLGYPGGPIVDKLARLGDPKAFSFTRAKVKRGPYYLSFSGLKTAVHHLITKEKEKRGEKLWKDANRKEDKFVWDLLASFQNEVVESLIDKINLSLNDHPEIKAVAVSGGVAVNSRLRERLQEFCTQKKVLCLRPSPSLCTDNGAMVAYVGAKQIALGRTANQDVNAHASMPIG comes from the coding sequence ATGTCCATCATTCTTGGAATCGATACATCTTGTGATGAAACTTCGGTGGCTGTTTTGGAAGGAAGCAAAACCCTCCGGGCCAATATTATCTCCTCCCAGGTGGCTCTTCATGCTCCTTATGGAGGGGTTGTGCCTGAAATTGCTTCACGTAACCACGTGGAAGCACTCTCCCATGTTGTGTTGCAAGCTTTTGATAAAGCCCAAATAGGGTTTGATGATTTAACAGGGGTGGCTATTACCAACTCACCGGGACTTATTGGATGTTTATTGGTGGGCTTGTCCTATGCCAAGGCCCTTTCGTATTCCAAAAAAATTCCTCTCACGATGGTGCATCATCTCAAGGCCCATCTGTTCAGTCCTTTCCTGGAGCATAATGAAGTGTATCCCTTTTTGGGGGTAGTTGTTTCAGGAGGACATACGGCTTTGTATTTAGTAAAAAGTTTTGATGATATTGCATGTCTTGGGCAAACAGTTGATGATGCCGCTGGTGAGGCCTATGACAAGGTTTCTAAAATTTTGGGCCTGGGGTATCCGGGTGGTCCCATTGTTGACAAATTGGCCAGACTTGGAGACCCAAAAGCTTTTTCGTTTACCCGAGCCAAAGTCAAACGGGGTCCTTATTACTTAAGTTTTAGTGGGCTTAAAACAGCTGTCCATCATTTAATAACCAAAGAAAAGGAAAAACGGGGCGAAAAACTTTGGAAAGATGCAAATCGGAAGGAAGACAAATTTGTTTGGGATCTGTTAGCTTCTTTTCAAAATGAAGTTGTGGAATCCTTAATTGATAAAATTAATTTGTCCTTAAACGACCATCCGGAAATTAAGGCCGTGGCGGTAAGTGGGGGAGTGGCGGTTAACTCACGTTTACGGGAGCGTTTGCAGGAATTTTGTACGCAAAAAAAGGTTCTTTGTTTAAGACCATCCCCCAGTTTATGCACCGATAACGGGGCGATGGTTGCTTATGTGGGGGCCAAACAAATTGCGTTGGGACGCACCGCCAATCAAGATGTGAATGCCCATGCTTCAATGCCGATAGGGTAG
- a CDS encoding tol-pal system protein YbgF, protein MHHSKGFSLLVCGVALLFSFKSHGLSSKELEAEVDRVSRVIEAQSQNLADAVNQVQSMTSEFQRMNGLLEQSMHTVDEQNATIRDSQRRLDVLEEKQALLIKQLEEIKVTGLLNPAQVKNLEDFKELEKGLTLVNVENYKEAQSALQSFLKNRSKSPYVLHAQYWLGETNYALRDYPIAITEFQKVVKNFPKSEKVAPALLKQGYAFFEMQSFADAKAFLNKLVTMFPQSTEAILAKQKIQKIDQLLDQKQKEALEKKPM, encoded by the coding sequence ATGCATCATTCCAAGGGCTTTAGCCTACTTGTTTGTGGAGTGGCCCTTCTTTTTTCTTTTAAGAGCCATGGTCTTTCCTCAAAAGAGTTGGAGGCTGAAGTTGATCGAGTCAGCCGTGTTATTGAGGCCCAATCCCAAAACTTGGCAGATGCGGTAAACCAGGTTCAAAGCATGACTTCCGAGTTTCAAAGGATGAATGGTCTTTTGGAACAGAGCATGCACACCGTTGATGAACAGAACGCCACCATTCGTGACAGCCAGCGACGTCTGGATGTTTTGGAGGAAAAACAGGCCCTCCTTATAAAGCAGCTTGAAGAAATTAAAGTTACGGGGTTGTTAAACCCAGCTCAAGTCAAAAATTTGGAAGATTTTAAAGAACTCGAAAAAGGACTCACCCTTGTCAATGTCGAAAATTATAAGGAAGCCCAAAGCGCTTTACAAAGTTTTCTAAAAAATCGTTCCAAAAGTCCTTATGTGCTTCATGCCCAGTACTGGCTTGGAGAAACCAATTATGCCCTTCGTGATTACCCCATTGCCATTACGGAATTTCAGAAGGTGGTCAAAAATTTTCCCAAAAGTGAAAAGGTGGCTCCCGCCCTTTTAAAACAGGGTTATGCTTTTTTTGAAATGCAATCCTTTGCGGATGCCAAGGCTTTTTTAAACAAGCTTGTGACGATGTTTCCCCAATCCACAGAAGCTATTCTAGCCAAACAAAAAATCCAAAAAATAGATCAACTTCTTGATCAAAAGCAAAAAGAAGCGTTAGAGAAGAAACCGATGTAG
- a CDS encoding peptidoglycan-associated lipoprotein encodes MKKIIILGSFALILALAACGGKKGARSDYDSTTNGSGAEKVLDSVYFDFDQSTIRGDQISVMKSNISTLKDKSKLKVTIEGHCDDRGTNEYNLALGDRRARASYDYLINTGIDPSRLSTISYGEERPICTQSDESCWWKNRRDDFVKGK; translated from the coding sequence ATGAAAAAAATAATCATTTTGGGCTCTTTTGCCTTAATCTTGGCTCTGGCTGCTTGTGGAGGAAAGAAAGGGGCGCGTTCTGATTATGACAGCACCACCAATGGAAGTGGTGCTGAAAAAGTGTTGGATTCTGTTTATTTTGACTTTGACCAGTCAACCATTCGGGGCGATCAAATCTCGGTCATGAAATCCAATATTTCTACTTTAAAAGACAAGAGCAAACTCAAAGTGACTATCGAAGGTCATTGCGATGATCGGGGCACCAATGAATACAATCTGGCCTTGGGAGATCGTCGTGCGCGGGCTTCCTACGATTATCTTATTAACACAGGTATTGATCCTTCACGTCTTTCAACCATCAGTTATGGTGAAGAACGTCCTATTTGTACCCAGTCCGATGAATCATGCTGGTGGAAAAACCGTCGGGATGATTTTGTGAAGGGAAAATAA
- a CDS encoding peptidoglycan-associated lipoprotein, whose product MKLLSRLAVAALLIVGLNACQGKKSAQSSSSKSLNAVHFDFDHSNIKSDMVGVMNGNAGYLQKHEKTSVTIEGHCDSRGTNEYNLALGDRRASQTKQFLVKKGIESSRMKAVSYGEEKPVCHQEDESCWWKNRRADFGNK is encoded by the coding sequence ATGAAACTTTTGTCTCGTTTAGCCGTTGCAGCTTTATTGATTGTCGGGTTGAATGCCTGTCAGGGTAAAAAGTCGGCCCAAAGTTCAAGTTCAAAAAGCTTGAATGCGGTTCATTTTGATTTTGACCATTCTAATATCAAGTCGGACATGGTTGGAGTGATGAATGGCAACGCAGGCTATCTTCAAAAACATGAAAAAACATCGGTCACCATTGAAGGTCATTGTGATTCCCGTGGGACCAACGAATACAATTTGGCCTTGGGGGACCGTAGAGCCAGCCAGACAAAGCAGTTTTTGGTTAAAAAAGGCATTGAATCAAGCAGGATGAAGGCCGTAAGCTATGGCGAAGAAAAACCGGTATGTCACCAAGAAGATGAATCATGCTGGTGGAAAAATCGTCGTGCCGATTTTGGAAATAAATAA
- a CDS encoding redox-regulated ATPase YchF translates to MGFNCGIVGLPNVGKSTIFNALTNAGAQAANYPFCTIEPNVGVVPLNDLRMKRIAELFKPEKILPTTVEFVDIAGLVKGASTGEGLGNQFLGNIKNVDAIAHIVRCFENADVVHVHGEVDPIRDIEVINTELILADLQAVEKRIEKQARLVKVGDKKIAAEVAVLEKVRAALNEANPIRSLRLSPEEKEHLVPLFLITAKPVLYVCNVDEAHVTNPPPSVAKVQELAAKEGTQVVIICGSIESEIAQMQEEEKTAFLKDYGLTESGLDRLGTAAYRLLNLITYFTAGPKEVRAWTVIRGALAPQAAGVIHSDFEKGFIRAEVYHYDDLIRLGSEQKIKEAGLLRSEGKEYVVKDGDLMHFRFNV, encoded by the coding sequence ATGGGTTTTAATTGTGGCATCGTAGGGCTTCCCAATGTTGGCAAGTCCACCATTTTCAATGCGCTTACCAATGCAGGGGCTCAAGCGGCAAACTATCCGTTTTGCACCATTGAGCCCAATGTGGGGGTGGTGCCCTTAAACGACCTCCGGATGAAACGCATTGCCGAGCTTTTTAAACCTGAAAAGATTCTTCCCACAACAGTTGAGTTTGTAGATATTGCCGGCCTTGTCAAAGGGGCTTCTACCGGTGAGGGCTTGGGAAACCAGTTTTTGGGGAATATCAAAAATGTGGACGCCATCGCCCATATTGTGCGTTGTTTTGAAAATGCCGATGTGGTGCATGTGCATGGGGAAGTTGATCCCATTCGTGATATTGAAGTGATCAACACCGAGCTGATTTTAGCCGATCTTCAGGCTGTGGAAAAACGCATCGAAAAGCAGGCAAGGCTTGTCAAAGTTGGCGACAAAAAAATTGCCGCCGAAGTGGCTGTTCTTGAAAAAGTGCGTGCGGCCTTAAATGAAGCCAATCCCATACGCTCCCTTCGTTTGTCCCCGGAAGAAAAAGAACATTTGGTCCCGTTGTTTTTGATTACGGCCAAACCCGTGCTCTATGTTTGCAATGTTGACGAAGCCCATGTCACAAATCCTCCTCCCAGTGTGGCCAAAGTGCAGGAATTGGCTGCCAAAGAAGGGACACAGGTCGTGATTATTTGTGGCTCGATCGAATCAGAAATAGCGCAGATGCAGGAAGAAGAAAAAACGGCTTTTCTGAAAGATTATGGTCTTACAGAATCAGGTCTTGATCGTTTGGGAACGGCTGCCTACAGATTGCTTAATCTGATCACCTATTTTACCGCCGGCCCCAAGGAAGTGCGGGCATGGACAGTTATTCGTGGAGCCCTGGCGCCGCAAGCAGCTGGTGTTATTCATTCCGATTTTGAAAAAGGATTTATTCGCGCAGAAGTTTATCACTACGATGACCTTATTCGTCTTGGATCAGAACAAAAAATAAAGGAAGCGGGGTTGCTGCGATCGGAAGGAAAAGAATATGTGGTGAAGGACGGCGACCTGATGCACTTTAGGTTTAATGTGTAG
- a CDS encoding YajQ family cyclic di-GMP-binding protein, protein MPSFDTVSEVNLQEVDNAVNQTVKEIVTRYDFKGSKSTIEFDKEKKVVKLSGDDDYKLKALTDIFQSKLVKRGIGLQSVQFEAPFDAAGNFKKREAKLVLGIEQDKAREIIKSIKDTKLKVQAQIQDQKVRISGKKKDDLQEAIAFLKSRDFGIPLQFNNFRD, encoded by the coding sequence ATGCCCAGCTTTGATACTGTTTCAGAAGTCAATTTGCAGGAAGTTGACAATGCCGTTAATCAAACGGTCAAAGAAATTGTCACACGTTACGATTTTAAGGGGTCCAAAAGTACGATTGAATTTGATAAAGAAAAAAAAGTCGTCAAACTCTCCGGCGATGACGACTACAAACTAAAAGCCCTCACCGATATTTTTCAATCCAAACTGGTCAAACGCGGCATTGGACTTCAATCCGTCCAGTTTGAGGCTCCCTTTGATGCCGCCGGAAATTTTAAAAAGCGGGAAGCTAAACTCGTCTTGGGCATTGAACAAGACAAGGCCAGGGAAATCATCAAATCAATCAAAGACACAAAACTGAAAGTGCAGGCCCAAATCCAGGACCAAAAAGTGCGTATTTCCGGAAAAAAGAAGGATGACCTTCAGGAAGCCATTGCCTTTTTGAAATCGAGGGATTTTGGCATCCCGCTTCAATTCAATAATTTTAGGGATTAA